GCTAATTTAGAAAAACTTGGTGTAAAAATAATTACAAATGCTACAACTCAAAGATTTGAAAATGACGAAGTAGTTTATTCAGTAGACGGTAAAGAAGAAAGAATCAAATCAGATATTACTTTAGTTTCAGTTGGTAGAATTCCAAATACTCAAGGACTAAAAGAAGTAGGTCTTGAATTAGGTCAAAGATCAGAATTAGTAACAGATGAATTTTGTAAAACTAACGTTGAAGGTGTTTACGGAATTGGTGATGTTAGCGGAAAATCTATGTTAGCTCATGTGGCTTATAGACACGCTGTTGTAGCTGTTGCTAATATTGTTGGTAAAAAAGAAAGATACTCAGACAAAACTGTTCCAGCATGTATTTATACACACCCAGAAATTGCTTCAATTGGTTTAACAGAAGAACAAGCTAAAGCAAAAGGTATTGACTTTATTGTTGGAAAAGCTTCATACGGACACATTGGAAAAGCTATTGCCACAAACGAAACACAAGGTTTTGCAAAATTATTAGTTGACAAAGAATTTGGAGAAATCATTGGTGTTCATGTTTTAGGAGCAGTTGCAACAGATATTATTAGTGAATTAGTAGTAGCTGTTGATTTAGAAACAACTGTTTACGAAATCGCTGATGCAATTCACCCACATCCTACTTATTCAGAAATAGTTTGAGAAGCTGCTAGAAATGCAGTTGCTAAATTAAACAAACTTAAAAAATAATCATTTAACTACAATTATTTAAAAAAACCGGAATTTATTCCGGTTTTTTTAAAATATAATTAAGAATTATAAATCATATTTTAGTCGTTTTTTAGCAAATTCAGCTTCTGTAATTCCTAATTTGTTAGCATTTGAAATGTTGTAGAATTTTTGAATTAAAATAAATCCTGAACATATCATAGAAACACCGTTAGCTGCAGTAACCGCTGCTTGGAAAGCAATATCACTACCTAAATCTGCATATTTTTTACAGAAATAAACTCCTGAAACAAAGAAAAATAAAGCAGCTAAAAATAAAATAATAAATAAAATTTTGTTTAAGTGATGAGTTCTTTTAAATCTTGCAATATTAATAACTTCAGGTATGGAAAAAACAGCTACACCAATTGCTCCTCCATAAGAAAGTACTTGCATAAAAATATCTAATCCGTCCATTTTACTCCTTTAATAAATTTAAAACTTTTTAATGATTTTTGATAGATTTGAATAATTAAGTTTGTATTATATAAAATTTTTTAAAAAAAGCAAAAAAAAATTATTAAATTCTTTCCAAACAGATTAAAGTTTCAATATGAAAAGTTTTTACAAACATATTAAAAATTTGCATAAAACTAATTTTGTAATTGTTTTTTAATAAAGAAAAATCATAGGCTTGAGTTGCTGGATTGCAAGATAAATAAATAATTTTCTTAGGTTTTAATCTCAAAATTTCTTCTACTACTTTTTTGCCCATCCCTTCTCTTGCAGGGTCTACAATAATAGTATCAATTTTTTCATTAAAATCCTTCAAAAACAAGGACACTTCTTGATTATTAAAAGATATATTTTCAATTTTATTTTGTTTTTTATTAAATAAAGCGTCAATATGAGCAAACTTATTTTGCTCTACAGCAATAACTTTTTTAGCTTTTTGAGCCACCAATAATGAAATTGTCCCAATCCCACTATAAAGATCTAAGACAATATCATTTGTATCTACTAAATTTATAATTTCTAAATATGCTTTTTCAGCTACTTCTTTATTAATTTGATAAAAAGAATTAATGTTTATTCTAAACATTAAACCTAATAAATTATCTGTATTAAATAATTCAACATCTTTTTTTGTTCCAACAACTAATTTATCTAATTTTCTTAAAATTACCTTCCCTTTTAAATTAGTTTTTGGTTTTATATCAGTAAGTAAAAAGTCATTTAAAAAAATCTTCTTATGAGAAGCTTTTTGATACAAAGCACCATCAAATAAAGTAATTTTATTTCTATATCTAAATTCTTTTTTACCTTGAAAATAATTTAATTCTAGTTCTTTATTAACATCGAATTTTGCTATGTTTTTATAGTCATTTTTAACAACATATTTTTTATATTCAGCTTCAGCTTCTAGATTCATATGAATAAGCTCATAACCACCAATTAGTTCATAATTAAGTGGCAAATCGTAATTACGATTTGGGCTAGCTTCAATTATTTTAGTTACTTTTCCTTTATAGTAATTTTTAAACTCTGCTAGAATTTCGAATTCAACAACCTCGTTTAAAATTACAAAATCTAGATAAATAATTTTATTATTATAATAACCAGCACCCTGACCTTTTTGGTTATAAAAGATAATTTTAGTTTGTTTTAATATCATTAAATTTCTCAACTTTTACAAATTTTTTAAACGAAAATGCTTCTTTTTTCTTTGCAAGTCATCATTGTGATACAGTAGAGGTAGCTGTTGCTGTTGCCAAAATTAAAGATTTTTCAACATTATTAGTTTTTAAAAAATTCGCTATAAAAATAGAGCCTAGTGTATCTCCTGCGCCTACTGTAGATTTTATATTTACCTTGATATTTAAAGTACTTTTATAAAAAATTCCTTTATTATCAAGCAAAATCGAACCTCGATCACCTAAAGATAAAAGTATATTGTTAGCACCCTTTTGTTGAATGTATTTAAGTGTATCAAAAATATCTTTTTTTGAATTAATTTTAAAATTTATGTTTAATTCATCTAAATTAGGCTTATAAAAATAAGGTTTAAAATC
This Mycoplasma sp. 1654_15 DNA region includes the following protein-coding sequences:
- a CDS encoding class I SAM-dependent RNA methyltransferase, whose protein sequence is MILKQTKIIFYNQKGQGAGYYNNKIIYLDFVILNEVVEFEILAEFKNYYKGKVTKIIEASPNRNYDLPLNYELIGGYELIHMNLEAEAEYKKYVVKNDYKNIAKFDVNKELELNYFQGKKEFRYRNKITLFDGALYQKASHKKIFLNDFLLTDIKPKTNLKGKVILRKLDKLVVGTKKDVELFNTDNLLGLMFRININSFYQINKEVAEKAYLEIINLVDTNDIVLDLYSGIGTISLLVAQKAKKVIAVEQNKFAHIDALFNKKQNKIENISFNNQEVSLFLKDFNEKIDTIIVDPAREGMGKKVVEEILRLKPKKIIYLSCNPATQAYDFSLLKNNYKISFMQIFNMFVKTFHIETLICLERI